In Saccharomyces cerevisiae S288C chromosome XV, complete sequence, the following proteins share a genomic window:
- the ALE1 gene encoding lysophospholipid acyltransferase (Broad-specificity lysophospholipid acyltransferase; major lysophosphatidylethanolamine acyltransferase that localizes to the mitochondria-associated ER membrane; member of the MBOAT family of membrane-bound O-acyltransferases; key component of Lands cycle; capable of remodeling phosphatidylcholine containing VLC polyunsaturated fatty acids and involved in fatty acid exchange at the sn-2 position of mature glycerophospholipids), whose product MYNPVDAVLTKIITNYGIDSFTLRYAICLLGSFPLNAILKRIPEKRIGLKCCFIISMSMFYLFGVLNLVSGFRTLFISTMFTYLISRFYRSKFMPHLNFMFVMGHLAINHIHAQFLNEQTQTTVDITSSQMVLAMKLTSFAWSYYDGSCTSESDFKDLTEHQKSRAVRGHPPLLKFLAYAFFYSTLLTGPSFDYADFDSWLNCEMFRDLPESKKPMRRHHPGERRQIPKNGKLALWKVVQGLAWMILSTLGMKHFPVKYVLDKDGFPTRSFIFRIHYLFLLGFIHRFKYYAAWTISEGSCILCGLGYNGYDSKTQKIRWDRVRNIDIWTVETAQNTREMLEAWNMNTNKWLKYSVYLRVTKKGKKPGFRSTLFTFLTSAFWHGTRPGYYLTFATGALYQTCGKIYRRNFRPIFLREDGVTPLPSKKIYDLVGIYAIKLAFGYMVQPFIILDLKPSLMVWGSVYFYVHIIVAFSFFLFRGPYAKQVTEFFKSKQPKEIFIRKQKKLEKDISASSPNLGGILKAKIEHEKGKTAEEEEMNLGIPPIELEKWDNAKEDWEDFCKDYKEWRNKNGLEIEEENLSKAFERFKQEFSNAASGSGERVRKMSFSGYSPKPISKKEE is encoded by the coding sequence ATGTACAATCCTGTGGACGCTGTTTTAACAAAGATAATTACCAACTATGGGATTGATAGTTTTACACTGCGATATGCTATCTGCTTATTGGGATCGTTCCCACTGAATGCTATTTTGAAGAGAATTCCCGAGAAGCGTATAGGTTTAAAATGTTGTTTTATCATTTCTATGTCGATGTTTTACTTATTCGGTGTGCTGAATCTAGTAAGTGGATTCAGGACCCTGTTTATTAGTACCATGTTTACTTACTTGATCTCAAGATTTTACCGTTCCAAGTTTATGCCACACTTGAATTTCATGTTTGTTATGGGTCATTTGGCAATAAATCATATACACGCCCAATTCCTTAACGAACAGACTCAAACTACCGTTGACATTACAAGTTCACAAATGGTTTTAGCCATGAAACTAACTTCTTTTGCATGGTCGTACTATGATGGTTCATGCACTAGCGAAAGCgatttcaaagatttgaCTGAGCATCAAAAATCTCGTGCTGTCAGAGGTCATCCACCCTTATTAAAGTTCCTGGCATATGCATTTTTCTATTCAACGTTGCTAACTGGCCCAAGTTTCGATTATGCCGATTTTGACAGCTGGTTGAATTGTGAGATGTTCCGTGACTTGCCTGAAAGCAAAAAGCCTATGAGAAGACACCACCCTGGTGAAAGAAGACAGATTCCAAAGAATGGTAAACTTGCATTATGGAAAGTTGTTCAAGGTCTTGCTTGGATGATTTTAAGTACACTAGGAATGAAGCACTTCCCCGTAAAATACGTTTTGGACAAAGATGGCTTCCCAACGAGATCTTTTATATTCAGAATCCATTACTTATTCTTGCTTGGTTTCATCCATAGATTCAAGTACTACGCTGCCTGGACTATTTCGGAAGGATCTTGTATTTTGTGCGGTTTGGGTTATAATGGTTATGATTCAAAGACACAAAAGATCAGATGGGATCGTGTCAGAAATATTGACATTTGGACCGTAGAAACGGCGCAGAATACGCGTGAAATGTTGGAAGCATGGAATATGAATACTAACAAGTGGCTAAAATACTCTGTTTATTTACGTGTCACAAAGAAGGGCAAAAAACCTGGTTTCCGCTCAACTTTGTTTACTTTCCTAACTTCCGCATTTTGGCATGGTACCAGACCTGGGTACTATCTGACTTTTGCGACAGGGGCTTTGTACCAAACATGTGGTAAAATCTACAGACGCAATTTTAGACCAATTTTCTTGCGAGAAGATGGTGTCACTCCTTTGCCttctaaaaaaatctaCGATTTAGTTGGCATATATGCAATTAAACTAGCATTTGGTTACATGGTGCAACCATTTATTATCCTTGATTTGAAGCCATCTTTAATGGTATGGGGCTCTGTTTATTTCTATGTTCATATTATTGTTGCTTTCTCATTTTTCCTATTCAGAGGACCATATGCTAAACAAGTTactgaattttttaaatccAAACAACCTAAAGAAATATTCAttagaaaacaaaagaagttggaaaaagatatttctGCAAGCTCTCCAAACTTGGGTGGTATATTGAAGGCAAAGATTGAACATGAAAAGGGAAAGacagcagaagaagaagaaatgaacTTAGGTATTCCACCAATTGAGTTAGAAAAGTGGGACAATGCTAAGGAAGATTGGGAAGATTTCTGCAAAGATTA
- the HEM15 gene encoding ferrochelatase HEM15 (Ferrochelatase; a mitochondrial inner membrane protein, catalyzes insertion of ferrous iron into protoporphyrin IX, the eighth and final step in the heme biosynthetic pathway; human homolog FECH can complement yeast mutant and allow growth of haploid null after sporulation of a heterozygous diploid), producing MLSRTIRTQGSFLRRSQLTITRSFSVTFNMQNAQKRSPTGIVLMNMGGPSKVEETYDFLYQLFADNDLIPISAKYQKTIAKYIAKFRTPKIEKQYREIGGGSPIRKWSEYQATEVCKILDKTCPETAPHKPYVAFRYAKPLTAETYKQMLKDGVKKAVAFSQYPHFSYSTTGSSINELWRQIKALDSERSISWSVIDRWPTNEGLIKAFSENITKKLQEFPQPVRDKVVLLFSAHSLPMDVVNTGDAYPAEVAATVYNIMQKLKFKNPYRLVWQSQVGPKPWLGAQTAEIAEFLGPKVDGLMFIPIAFTSDHIETLHEIDLGVIGESEYKDKFKRCESLNGNQTFIEGMADLVKSHLQSNQLYSNQLPLDFALGKSNDPVKDLSLVFGNHEST from the coding sequence ATGCTTTCCAGAACAATCCGTACACAAGGTTCCTTCCTAAGAAGATCACAACTGACCATTACAAGATCATTTTCGGTTACATTCAACATGCAGAATGCACAAAAGAGATCACCCACAGGAATTGTTTTGATGAACATGGGTGGCCCCTCTAAAGTTGAGGAAACAtatgattttttgtatCAATTATTTGCCGATAATGACCTAATTCCCATTAGTGCTAAGTATCAGAAGACAATTGCTAAATATATTGCTAAGTTTCGTACCCCCAAGATAGAGAAGCAATATAGGGAAATTGGTGGGGGCTCCCCAATCCGGAAATGGTCTGAGTATCAAGCCACTGAGGTCTGTAAAATCTTAGATAAAACCTGTCCAGAAACGGCGCCTCATAAGCCTTACGTGGCGTTTCGTTACGCAAAGCCGCTAACCGCAGAAACTTATAAACAAATGCTAAAAGATGGCGTGAAGAAGGCAGTGGCCTTTTCTCAATATCCTCATTTCTCTTATTCCACTACCGGGTCATCCATCAACGAATTGTGGAGACAGATTAAGGCATTGGACTCCGAGAGATCTATATCTTGGTCGGTTATTGATCGTTGGCCTACAAATGAAGGTCTAATCAAGGCCTTCTCCGAAAATATCACCAAAAAACTACAAGAGTTTCCGCAACCTGTCAGAGACAAGGttgttttattgttttccGCACATTCTCTACCCATGGATGTTGTTAACACCGGTGATGCCTACCCAGCTGAGGTAGCTGCGACGGTTTACAACATCATGCAAAAATTAAAGTTTAAAAACCCTTATAGGTTGGTTTGGCAATCCCAAGTTGGACCAAAACCATGGTTGGGAGCGCAGACAGCTGAAATTGCGGAATTTTTAGGCCCCAAAGTTGATGGCCTAATGTTTATTCCTATCGCCTTTACCTCTGATCATATTGAAACATTGCATGAAATTGACTTAGGCGTCATTGGGGAATCGGAATATAAGGATAAATTTAAGAGATGCGAATCTTTAAATGGCAACCAGACCTTTATTGAAGGCATGGCAGATCTCGTCAAAAGCCACTTACAGAGTAACCAACTCTATTCTAATCAACTACCTCTTGATTTTGCACTTGGCAAGTCCAATGATCCTGTAAAGGACCTTTCATTGGTATTTGGCAATCACGAATCTACTTGA
- the MPC54 gene encoding Mpc54p (Component of the meiotic outer plaque; a membrane-organizing center which is assembled on the cytoplasmic face of the spindle pole body during meiosis II and triggers the formation of the prospore membrane; potential Cdc28p substrate), whose product MPEDTSYSNSFEDYYNNSHAISPYKDSFYKEMTPSKPNVRFGDDDVNIFDQRKKVNEINKNNTVKRSIPSSISTTITPNKSSLKSPRGKRASKNSFDNETKLESKNETLKEVNDAVNRCYALCNIPTKHVSINSISDLAQTFETLAVGITHETNRKAECERSKNAIDSLYYHEQLEKKELNEKSLQMAIDHLLKVTKQNLRQADDGNKLKETEALKSFIEEIEEVDDNKISINSLQQQLLEEKTANNILRRDYYKLQERGRRLCHEFQELQDDYSKQMKQKEYEVQKLKNEIKVLLNMNDNLKAEKAHYSQKEKQYFQKYTYIEKYMNHVKEEYNRKEDECKKLNFIIDKSMKKIEHLERSLQTQFTAQNSFSTAMIQEEGPKDAHLKDRYHKVKEFMEQKLQTSKINDPSCSEAEALDNVLCLIESSMKTLDKNSKCYPIATKKCIKYVTDSPRLKENEHVTN is encoded by the coding sequence ATGCCAGAAGATACAAGCTATAGCAACTCCTTCGAGGATTATTACAACAATTCTCACGCGATTTCCCCTTACAAGGATTCATTTTACAAAGAAATGACACCATCTAAGCCAAATGTAAGGTttggtgatgatgatgttaACATTTTtgatcaaagaaaaaaagtaaatgaAATCAACAAGAATAACACCGTCAAAAGGTCGATCCCATCATCGATAAGCACCACTATTACCCCCAACAAGTCTAGCTTAAAGTCACCAAGGGGAAAAAGGGCTTCGAAGAATTcttttgataatgaaactaaGTTAGAATCGAAAAATGAAACTCTGAAAGAGGTCAATGACGCGGTTAACCGTTGCTATGCGCTTTGTAACATTCCAACTAAGCATGTATCCATAAATAGTATTTCTGATTTGGCGCAGACGTTCGAAACGCTTGCTGTAGGGATAACCCATGAAACGAACAGAAAAGCTGAGTGTGAACGGAGCAAGAATGCAATAGATTCACTTTACTACCATGAACagctagaaaaaaaagaacttaatgaaaaaagccTTCAAATGGCAATCGATCACTTGCTGAAGGTCACAAAGCAAAATTTGAGACAAGCTGACGATGGAAACAAACTGAAAGAAACAGAAGCACTCAAAAGTTTCATTGAGGAAATAGAGGAAGTTGACGATAATAAGATTTCCATCAACAGTTTACAACAACAGTTgcttgaagaaaaaacgGCAAACAACATTTTGCGAAGGGATTATTATAAACTCCAGGAACGTGGAAGGCGTTTATGTCACGAGTTTCAGGAGTTGCAAGATGATTATTCCAAACAaatgaaacaaaaggaaTATGAGGTGCAAAAACTCAAGAATGAAATTAAAGTTTTATTAAACATGAACGATAACTTAAAGGCAGAGAAGGCCCATTACTCTCagaaagagaaacaatattttcaaaaatatacCTATATAGAGAAATACATGAATCATGTCAAGGAAGAGTATAATAGAAAAGAGGACGAAtgcaaaaaattgaacttTATTATTGACAAGagcatgaaaaaaatagaacaTTTGGAGAGGTCGCTTCAGACTCAATTTACCGCTCAAAACAGCTTCTCAACTGCAATGATCCAAGAGGAAGGCCCGAAAGATGCCCATTTGAAGGATCGCTATCACAAAGTCAAAGAGTTTATGGAACAAAAGTTGCAGACTTCCAAAATTAATGACCCCTCTTGTTCTGAGGCAGAGGCACTTGATAATGTACTTTGCTTAATCGAAAGCAGTATGAAAACACTGGACAAAAATAGTAAATGTTATCCAATTGCGACAAAAAAGTGCATAAAGTATGTTACTGACTCACCAAGacttaaagaaaatgaacaCGTTACAAATTGA
- the GAC1 gene encoding protein phosphatase regulator GAC1 (Regulatory subunit for Glc7p type-1 protein phosphatase (PP1); tethers Glc7p to Gsy2p glycogen synthase, binds Hsf1p heat shock transcription factor, required for induction of some HSF-regulated genes under heat shock; GAC1 has a paralog, PIG1, that arose from the whole genome duplication), translating to MVIQTATTLSPAKARPSFPHNDLIKSMSDSLISRPTHPPIRKLKSSLKISHPEPISRSKSEIFCTSPEKNVRFAIELTTVKRFDKNAEPSSISNENSPTLSPVDSNTAADDVQLFNNEDCWFNDSSLVTNLLKNEKKFRYMNSLNNMFKLDLYDSEDEDDIDEHINSQAEYGYTYNSLSTRGKTSENKSATSSLATQATNICDWKLHCTDLVPFKIAPPLFTKTLSASDLQGQLTKYLNGQNVKLHSLTQLGDDSSKITGLVYVKNLSFEKYLEIKFTFNSWRDIHYVTANFNRTINSNVDEFKFTIDLNSLKYILLIKRIITMEKNTSSCPLNIELCCRYDVNNETYYDNNNGKNYHLFMTTFKKGGETKEKIPVVVEPASQTDAAMSPKEMKARFVSSNPTLSRFLPQSRKFSEDTDYYNTSPLKHLYHNDTTSWVKPKRLNVVLDKLENATPPPPSSALANDTARTGKITKDKNNVLAPPTASNSIDLPILGSQHQSLYSGSSSYSSSSSSISSSLSFASSNNSSTNSSSASCSFPLTELDNFDYANLYEPNDTFTTANLFNHSLNSLMPEISTPSFFGGFRNENTINNNDSKNLVTSLEDSYEDKQSVITDTTMDENNKTSTINNSTDTLIKPSKENGTVKENKSSANSTSAPSSSQNRASTILNDHSNGKSDLKYVNYQSLLDSHCFYNHPSSPNLQSTSFSSAAPFSGISQASDIFDYENEDSDSNQIAGEIDNNSFPPHFYLDEDDKSACLSDDALIDHHRNTNPFINTFSSSPPILSQEVDRWRL from the coding sequence ATGGTAATACAAACTGCTACTACGTTATCGCCAGCTAAGGCGAGACCTTCTTTCCCTCATAACGATTTGATTAAAAGTATGTCAGACAGCCTTATAAGTCGCCCCACTCACCCTCCGATTAGGAAATTAAAGTCATCCTTGAAAATATCACACCCTGAACCTATTTCAAGATCAAAGTCAGAAATTTTCTGCACATCACCTGAGAAAAATGTACGTTTTGCTATTGAATTAACAACTGTTAAGAGATTTGATAAAAACGCGGAGCCAAGTTCTATCTCAAATGAAAACTCACCCACATTATCCCCTGTTGATAGCAATACCGCTGCTGATGACGTCCAGCTTTTCAACAATGAGGACTGCTGGTTCAATGATTCTTCGTTGGTCACAAACTTGctgaaaaatgaaaagaagttTCGTTATATGAATTCCTTAAACAACATGTTCAAGTTGGACCTTTATGATTCAgaagatgaggatgatATTGACGAGCACATCAATAGCCAGGCCGAGTATGGGTATACCTATAATTCTTTATCTACCCGAGGAAAAACTTCTGAAAATAAATCTGCTACCTCTTCACTGGCTACTCAGGCAACAAATATATGTGATTGGAAACTTCACTGCACAGACTTGGTTCCCTTCAAGATAGCCCCTCCACTATTTACCAAAACATTATCGGCCTCCGATTTGCAAGGTCAGCTCACAAAGTACTTAAATGGCCAAAATGTAAAACTGCATTCTCTCACTCAATTAGGCGATGATTCAAGCAAAATTACAGGTCTAGTGTACGTCAAAAACTTGagttttgaaaagtatTTGGAAATTAAATTTACGTTCAACTCTTGGAGAGATATTCATTACGTTACCGCCAACTTTAATAGAACGATAAATTCGAATGTTGATGAGTTTAAATTTACAATTGATTTGAATAGTTTGAAGTACATTTTACTCATCAAAAGAATCATTACTATGGAAAAGAATACAAGCAGCTGTCCACTCAACATTGAATTATGCTGCAGGTATGACGttaataatgaaacatattatgataataataatggtaAAAATTATCACCTTTTCATGACTACCTTCAAGAAGGGCGGTGAAACGAAGGAAAAGATTCCAGTTGTCGTCGAGCCTGCTTCTCAAACAGATGCAGCCATGTCGCCGAAGGAAATGAAAGCAAGGTTCGTCTCCTCGAATCCCACTCTTTCAAGGTTTTTACCTCAATCAAGAAAGTTCAGCGAGGATACAGATTACTATAATACATCTCCATTGAAACATCTTTATCATAATGATACGACAAGCTGGGTTAAGCCCAAGAGATTGAACGTTGTTTTAGATAAACTTGAAAATGCTACCCCTCCTCCTCCTTCTTCTGCTTTGGCTAACGACACCGCCAGAACTGGTAAAATAACTAAAGATAAGAACAATGTGCTCGCCCCACCAACGGCCAGTAATAGTATTGACCTACCAATATTAGGATCTCAACATCAATCACTATATTCTGGTTCATCGtcatattcttcatcatcttcctccatttcctcttcattatccttTGCTTCTTCAAACAATTCCTCCacaaattcttcttccgCCTCTTGTAGTTTCCCACTTACTGAGCTCGATAATTTTGATTATGCGAACCTATATGAACCTAATGATACCTTCACAACGGCCAATTTGTTTAATCATTCATTAAATTCCCTAATGCCGGAGATTTCTACTCCATCATTCTTCGGAGGCTTTAGAAATGAGAATACTATTAATAACAACGAtagtaaaaatttggttaCCTCTTTGGAGGATTCATATGAGGACAAACAAAGTGTTATTACAGATACTACTATGGacgaaaataataaaactTCGACTATCAACAATTCCACAGACACGTTAATCAAACcctcaaaagaaaatggaacaGTTAAGGAGAATAAATCATCTGCAAACAGCACCAGTGCACCATCTTCATCTCAGAACCGGGCCAGTACAATACTAAACGATCATTCGAATGGGAAGAGTGATCTCAAATATGTCAACTATCAATCATTATTGGATTCCCATTGTTTCTACAATCATCCCTCGTCGCCGAATCTTCAATCTACTTCATTCTCGAGCGCAGCTCCTTTCTCGGGAATTTCCCAAGCttctgatatttttgaCTATGAAAACGAAGATAGTGATAGTAATCAGATTGCGGGAGAAATAGACAATAATTCGTTTCCTCCTCACTTTTACTTAGATGAGGATGATAAATCTGCATGTCTCAGTGATGACGCTTTGATTGATCATCACAGAAATACCAACCCATTTATAAATACTTTCAGTTCATCTCCACCCATCCTTTCCCAAGAGGTTGATCGATGGCGACTTTGA
- the SYC1 gene encoding cleavage polyadenylation factor subunit SYC1 (Subunit of the APT subcomplex of cleavage and polyadenylation factor; may have a role in 3' end formation of both polyadenylated and non-polyadenylated RNAs; SYC1 has a paralog, YSH1, that arose from the whole genome duplication), whose translation MDLPKDKSDRTHQRINLNNSGTDRTNDLYLHIVQTFGCIETTATENATKLLMLGDVEVEISASSVSIEWTQKSMISQTIADSIVIMIIGLCASDKNVLSESELKERNHNVWKIQELQNLFREQFGDSFSIDEGIGKKENVKNGSVTIGKSKATIDFSTMKLIDCNSNPLKGRVESILSIGQKLTTPLC comes from the coding sequence ATGGATTTACCCAAGGACAAAAGTGACAGAACTCATCAAAGAATTAATCTAAATAACAGTGGGACAGATCGAACTAATGATTTGTACCTTCATATTGTCCAAACGTTCGGTTGCATAGAAACAACTGCAACGGAAAATGCCACGAAACTGTTAATGCTGGGTGACGTCGAAGTAGAAATATCTGCGAGCAGCGTTTCAATTGAGTGGACACAGAAGTCAATGATAAGCCAAACAATTGCCGATAGTATAGTAATAATGATCATCGGTTTGTGTGCAAGCGACAAGAACGTGCTATCTGAATCAGAATTGAAAGAGAGAAACCATAACGTTTGGAAGATCCAAGAATTGCAAAATCTGTTTCGAGAACAATTTGGAGACAGTTTTAGCATCGATGAAGgaataggaaaaaaagaaaatgtaaAGAATGGTAGCGTCACCATAGGCAAGAGTAAAGCCACGATCGATTTCTCCACCATGAAGCTGATTGATTGTAATTCGAACCCACTAAAGGGAAGAGTGGAGAGCATACTAAGCATTGGCCAGAAATTAACAACTCCATTGTGCTGA
- the DCI1 gene encoding putative dodecenoyl-CoA isomerase DCI1 (Peroxisomal protein; identification as a delta(3,5)-delta(2,4)-dienoyl-CoA isomerase involved in fatty acid metabolism is disputed; DCI1 has a paralog, ECI1, that arose from the whole genome duplication), protein MSSRVCYHINGPFFIIKLIDPKHLNSLTFEDFVYIALLLHKANDIDSVLFTVLQSSGKYFSSGGKFSAVNKLNDGDVTSEVEKVSKLVSAISSPNIFVANAFAIHKKVLVCCLNGPAIGLSASLVALCDIVYSQNDSVFLLFPFSNLGFVAEVGTSVTLTQKLGINSANEHMIFSTPVLFKELIGTIITKNYQLTNTETFNEKVLQDIKQNLEGLYPKSVLGMKELLHSEMKQKLIKAQAMETNGTLPFWASGEPFKRFKQLQEGNRRHKL, encoded by the coding sequence ATGAGCAGTCGTGTGTGCTACCATATTAATGGTCCCTTTTTCATAATCAAATTAATTGATCCAAAACATTTGAACTCTTTAACTTTCGAGGATTTTGTATACATTGCACTATTACTGCATAAGGCAAACGATATTGATTCTGTTTTGTTTACTGTTCTACAAAGCTCAGGCAAGTATTTCTCCTCGGGAGGTAAGTTTTCAGCAGTTAACAAGCTAAACGATGGAGACGTTACAAGCGAAGTGGAGAAAGTCTCAAAGCTGGTATCTGCTATAAGCTCTCCTAACATATTTGTGGCGAACGCATTTGCAATCCATAAAAAGGTTCTGGTGTGCTGTTTGAATGGACCGGCCATCGGACTTAGCGCATCGCTAGTTGCTCTTTGTGACATTGTTTACTCGCAAAACGATTCagtatttcttctttttcccttCAGCAATCTCGGTTTTGTCGCAGAAGTGGGAACTTCTGTTACCTTAACTCAAAAACTGGGTATAAATTCTGCAAACGAACATATGATTTTCAGCACACCAGTTCTATTTAAAGAATTGATAGGAACTattattacaaaaaattatcaattGACAAATACTGAAACattcaatgaaaaagttcttCAGGACATAAAGCAGAATTTAGAAGGGCTTTATCCGAAAAGTGTACTAGGTATGAAAGAATTGTTACACAGTGAAATGAAACAGAAGCTTATCAAAGCACAAGCAATGGAGACTAACGGAACCTTGCCTTTTTGGGCAAGCGGCGAGCCAttcaaaagatttaaaCAGCTTCAAGAGGGAAACAGGCGCCACAAGTTATAA